A region of Candidatus Endomicrobium procryptotermitis DNA encodes the following proteins:
- a CDS encoding SAM-dependent methyltransferase, with amino-acid sequence MPRKDKNISPSVTEKLQNLGYSVADWDDSSSKIKEEIKTVLSTASKQGNGKTGYPDRIYINTHEKLLILVEEKRSIKDHDNPDKKKGAVSGIKWYLERFTNSQLPQKLKHYFDNWKILGIAASGDLSLDYQHKFSCYTVDCKSEKILLLPQVSNFMTEEQFLALFNSIDEEKAVSSVSASSVKINNLLRSIDSQKRPVLLSALMICLHKVKKNKSNYLNDFPDHYKTYSAQTIITNIFDTVNSVLDVEGILSEKLETLFTELAFLKTDQILRNSDILKNILIELETNVIPLFSKRFSTNSNYDILGKFYEEFLKYAGVSNVKKGIVLTPRHIAALFTKIIPLKDDDRIVDLCCGTGAFLIAGMNALIKKINKSGRTDKMKAIDNVKEKQLLGFEINPTMYICAVSNMLFRGDGKSSIHNYDSINNPKAQDELDKFKATVGFINPPYSGKENKSDPTPKEITFLIKLLDNCSRYGVIIAPLSTYFKDNDIRESILKKHTLKTVINMPVDLFQPNASTHTAIAVFETNRSFDYEKDEVTFYDLRDDGFVLSKNKGRTDIYNKWSKAEQDLLNSLTTLSIADDITLVKTKIKKNDEWTIYAHSKTDYSSLSEADFVKSISDYMIFEAKKDIGILFKDDLSEAELLAVLSSYFSKDDK; translated from the coding sequence GTGCCTAGAAAAGATAAAAACATAAGTCCGAGTGTTACTGAAAAATTACAGAATCTTGGATATAGTGTTGCAGATTGGGATGATTCATCTTCAAAAATCAAAGAGGAAATAAAAACTGTTTTATCGACTGCATCAAAACAAGGCAATGGAAAAACTGGATATCCAGACCGCATATATATTAACACTCATGAAAAACTTCTCATATTAGTTGAAGAAAAGAGGTCAATAAAAGATCATGATAATCCCGACAAGAAGAAAGGAGCTGTAAGTGGTATAAAGTGGTATTTGGAACGGTTTACTAATTCTCAACTGCCCCAAAAATTAAAGCATTATTTTGATAACTGGAAAATTTTAGGAATAGCAGCCAGCGGAGACTTATCATTGGATTATCAGCATAAATTCAGCTGTTATACAGTCGATTGTAAAAGTGAAAAGATACTCTTGCTGCCGCAAGTTTCAAATTTTATGACGGAAGAACAATTTTTGGCATTGTTTAATTCTATTGATGAAGAAAAAGCAGTAAGTTCTGTCAGTGCGTCAAGTGTAAAAATAAATAATTTGCTTCGTTCTATTGATTCACAAAAGAGACCTGTTTTGCTTTCTGCTTTAATGATTTGTTTACATAAAGTAAAAAAGAATAAATCTAATTATCTCAATGATTTTCCTGATCATTATAAGACATATTCAGCACAAACCATTATTACTAATATTTTTGATACTGTTAACAGTGTTCTTGATGTAGAAGGGATTCTTTCTGAAAAACTGGAAACTTTGTTTACAGAGCTTGCATTTTTGAAAACAGATCAAATTTTAAGAAACAGTGATATTCTTAAAAATATTCTGATTGAACTTGAAACCAATGTAATACCTTTATTTAGTAAACGCTTTTCCACGAATTCTAATTATGATATTCTAGGAAAATTTTATGAAGAATTTTTAAAATATGCAGGTGTATCAAACGTAAAAAAAGGAATAGTTCTAACGCCAAGACATATTGCCGCATTGTTTACAAAAATAATTCCTTTAAAAGATGATGATAGAATTGTAGATTTATGCTGTGGAACCGGAGCTTTTCTAATTGCCGGCATGAATGCTTTGATTAAAAAAATCAATAAAAGCGGCAGAACAGATAAAATGAAAGCAATAGATAATGTAAAAGAAAAACAGCTATTGGGTTTTGAAATAAATCCGACAATGTATATTTGTGCCGTATCAAATATGTTGTTTAGAGGGGATGGGAAATCTTCAATACATAACTATGATTCAATTAATAATCCGAAAGCTCAAGATGAATTAGATAAATTTAAGGCAACAGTTGGTTTTATTAATCCTCCATACAGCGGCAAGGAAAATAAGTCTGATCCGACACCAAAAGAAATTACATTTTTAATAAAATTGCTTGACAACTGCTCAAGGTATGGTGTTATTATTGCTCCTCTTTCAACTTATTTTAAAGATAATGATATTCGCGAATCAATTTTAAAAAAGCATACTCTTAAAACTGTTATAAATATGCCGGTTGATCTATTTCAGCCTAATGCTTCAACTCATACAGCTATTGCCGTCTTTGAGACAAACAGGTCATTTGATTATGAAAAGGATGAAGTTACTTTTTACGATTTAAGGGATGACGGATTTGTGTTATCAAAAAATAAAGGAAGAACTGATATTTATAACAAATGGAGCAAGGCAGAGCAGGATTTACTTAATTCCTTGACCACTCTTTCCATAGCTGATGATATAACATTAGTTAAGACAAAAATTAAAAAAAATGATGAGTGGACCATATATGCCCATTCAAAAACCGACTACTCTTCTCTCTCCGAAGCTGATTTTGTTAAGTCAATATCAGATTATATGATTTTTGAAGCAAAAAAGGATATTGGGATTTTATTTAAAGATGATTTATCTGAAGCAGAATTGCTGGCAGTGTTGAGTTCTTATTTTAGTAAGGATGACAAATGA
- a CDS encoding DUF4912 domain-containing protein: MSENLSSKIQGIDKSSRVNKSGLPSNYGDTKAVMLPRDAIWIYIYWEISANTIEEIKNKYGQNFDPSNLTIRVYDVTNVNFDGRNANKSFDISVNPNALSWYVNVGEFNCSWCADVGYILKNGEFITVARTNSTAMPRHGISSVTDEQWALLHVEFERLLKISGARHIGQSSYDLVKLMRERWEELTKLSASGMPEGASSSFKSGEFPFVKTVDVKEKNF; encoded by the coding sequence ATGAGCGAAAATTTAAGCTCTAAAATACAAGGCATAGACAAAAGCAGCAGGGTAAATAAATCGGGACTTCCTTCCAATTACGGAGACACGAAGGCGGTTATGCTTCCTAGGGATGCGATATGGATATATATTTATTGGGAAATCAGTGCTAATACAATAGAAGAAATCAAAAATAAATACGGACAAAACTTCGATCCTTCCAACCTTACAATAAGAGTATATGATGTCACTAATGTAAACTTTGACGGGAGAAATGCTAATAAATCGTTTGATATTTCAGTTAATCCAAATGCTTTGAGTTGGTATGTAAACGTCGGAGAGTTTAACTGTTCATGGTGTGCAGATGTAGGGTATATTCTTAAAAACGGTGAATTTATCACCGTTGCGAGAACAAATTCGACAGCTATGCCAAGACATGGTATTTCAAGCGTTACTGATGAACAGTGGGCGCTTTTACATGTTGAATTTGAAAGACTTCTCAAAATTTCCGGAGCGAGACATATCGGACAAAGTTCATATGATTTAGTAAAACTTATGAGAGAACGCTGGGAAGAACTTACGAAACTTTCCGCAAGCGGAATGCCTGAAGGAGCCAGTTCTTCTTTTAAAAGTGGAGAGTTCCCTTTTGTAAAAACCGTGGATGTAAAAGAAAAAAACTTCTAA
- the rsmI gene encoding 16S rRNA (cytidine(1402)-2'-O)-methyltransferase produces MSGTLYIVPTPIGNLEDITLRALRVLKECDLIACEDTRQSLKLLTHFEISKPLISFYSYNQHCRLPQIADKLINGKNVALVSDGGTPAVSDPGYMLIKEALDKNIKIEVLPGASAVITALVGSGLPSDGFVFCGFLKRKAGKIKKELALCSSLGKTIVFYESPHRILKTVENCLELFGEKADMCLARELTKKFEEFIRGSIKEVFENIKNRQSLRGEFTVLIYPENSNNKEFKAEKKYD; encoded by the coding sequence ATGAGCGGTACTCTGTATATAGTTCCAACACCTATAGGAAATCTTGAAGATATAACATTAAGAGCTTTAAGAGTTCTTAAAGAATGTGATTTAATTGCCTGTGAAGATACCAGACAGAGTTTGAAACTTCTTACGCATTTTGAAATATCAAAACCACTTATAAGTTTTTATTCCTATAATCAGCATTGCCGCCTGCCACAAATTGCGGATAAGCTTATCAACGGGAAAAACGTAGCTCTTGTTTCTGATGGCGGAACACCTGCAGTTTCTGACCCGGGTTATATGCTCATAAAAGAAGCATTAGACAAAAATATAAAAATCGAAGTTCTGCCCGGAGCAAGTGCCGTGATAACAGCTTTGGTAGGCTCCGGTCTGCCTTCAGATGGATTCGTTTTTTGCGGGTTTTTAAAAAGAAAGGCAGGTAAGATAAAAAAGGAACTTGCGCTGTGTTCTTCGCTTGGCAAAACTATAGTTTTTTACGAATCTCCTCACAGAATTTTGAAAACCGTTGAGAACTGTCTTGAACTTTTTGGTGAAAAAGCCGATATGTGTCTTGCAAGGGAGCTGACAAAAAAGTTTGAAGAGTTTATAAGAGGAAGTATTAAAGAAGTGTTCGAAAACATAAAAAACAGACAAAGTCTGCGGGGTGAATTTACCGTACTGATTTATCCGGAAAATTCAAATAATAAAGAATTCAAAGCGGAGAAGAAATATGATTAG
- a CDS encoding threonylcarbamoyl-AMP synthase — MNNKNTIKIPAKNKKAHKKAAEIIKTGGIAIVPTETVYGFAVDAFNIEAQKMIYKIKGRSFRKPLVAMTTDIESAKILVEIPDKALTIAEKFWPGRLTLIFSTTQAGKILSGGRDNLGIRIPDDDFMLKFLKETGSPVMTTSANISNKKSAKTFEEALWFDGTVDIIVDGGKCNFSFESTVIDMVKFPYVIVRKGCLDTNEILKYI; from the coding sequence ATGAATAATAAAAATACAATAAAAATACCTGCAAAAAACAAAAAAGCGCATAAAAAAGCAGCAGAAATTATAAAAACTGGCGGCATTGCCATTGTGCCTACGGAAACTGTTTATGGTTTTGCCGTTGACGCTTTTAATATTGAAGCGCAGAAAATGATATATAAAATCAAAGGCAGAAGTTTTAGAAAGCCTTTGGTGGCGATGACTACGGATATTGAAAGTGCAAAAATTCTTGTCGAAATACCTGACAAAGCTTTAACAATAGCTGAAAAGTTTTGGCCTGGAAGGCTTACTTTGATTTTTTCTACGACGCAGGCGGGCAAAATTCTTTCCGGAGGGAGAGACAATCTCGGTATCAGAATACCGGATGATGACTTCATGCTAAAATTTTTAAAAGAAACCGGCAGTCCTGTTATGACCACTTCGGCAAACATTTCAAATAAAAAAAGCGCTAAAACTTTTGAAGAAGCGCTGTGGTTTGACGGAACAGTCGACATTATAGTGGACGGTGGAAAATGTAATTTTTCTTTTGAGTCTACTGTAATAGATATGGTAAAATTCCCTTACGTTATAGTGCGCAAAGGCTGTCTTGACACGAATGAGATTTTAAAATACATATAG
- the argJ gene encoding bifunctional glutamate N-acetyltransferase/amino-acid acetyltransferase ArgJ, with amino-acid sequence MFPKGFKAGGVRCGLHKKEGKKDLALFISCVPASAAGMFTKSVTKAAPVIVDIEKMKKGGRISAIIVNSGCANACTGIKGRTDALTVCSEIEKEFNLSKNSVLCASTGVIGQHLNMDAFRSGIKKLKNAVGTSKKNKDDSVSAIMTTDTFIKTAFKKVKTAGGEISVWGCAKGAGMIHPNMRGLHATMLSFILTDAEIEAETLQKLLESSADKSYNCVSVDGDTSTNDTLIILANGQSKTKKLSRADLKEFSTALDAVTLSLAKQIAKDGEGATKFIEIEVCNAKTKNNAKAIASTVAISPLFKTAIFGADANWGRVAAAVGRSGVNFNPQKMDIYMCGILTSKNGMAVNFSESKAKKALLKKEIKIVIDLKAGKESSKYYTCDFSYDYVKINGDYRS; translated from the coding sequence ATGTTTCCAAAAGGGTTTAAAGCCGGCGGCGTCCGTTGTGGGCTGCATAAAAAAGAAGGCAAAAAAGATTTGGCTTTATTTATTTCTTGCGTACCTGCGTCCGCTGCGGGAATGTTTACCAAAAGCGTTACGAAAGCCGCTCCAGTTATTGTCGATATCGAGAAAATGAAAAAAGGCGGCAGAATTTCTGCAATTATCGTAAATTCTGGTTGTGCGAATGCATGCACGGGAATTAAAGGCAGAACTGATGCCTTGACTGTTTGTTCTGAAATTGAAAAAGAGTTTAATCTTTCAAAAAATTCTGTGTTGTGTGCTTCAACCGGCGTTATCGGACAGCATTTAAATATGGACGCTTTCAGAAGCGGCATAAAAAAGCTTAAAAATGCCGTCGGAACTTCAAAGAAAAACAAGGATGATTCAGTTTCAGCGATAATGACAACAGATACTTTCATAAAAACGGCATTCAAAAAAGTCAAAACTGCCGGCGGAGAAATTTCGGTATGGGGTTGTGCAAAAGGCGCTGGAATGATTCATCCGAACATGCGGGGACTTCATGCCACAATGCTTTCTTTTATACTTACCGATGCCGAGATAGAGGCAGAAACTCTGCAAAAGCTTTTGGAATCTTCAGCGGATAAATCGTATAACTGCGTCAGTGTTGACGGCGATACTTCTACGAACGATACTTTGATAATTCTTGCAAACGGCCAAAGCAAAACGAAAAAACTGTCGCGTGCAGATTTAAAAGAATTTTCCACAGCTTTAGACGCGGTAACTTTATCGCTTGCAAAACAGATTGCAAAAGACGGCGAAGGGGCGACAAAATTTATCGAGATAGAAGTGTGCAATGCTAAAACCAAAAATAATGCCAAAGCGATAGCTTCGACGGTAGCTATTTCTCCTCTGTTCAAAACAGCAATTTTCGGTGCAGATGCAAACTGGGGAAGAGTCGCGGCGGCAGTCGGAAGATCAGGAGTGAATTTTAATCCCCAAAAAATGGATATTTATATGTGCGGGATTTTAACTTCAAAAAACGGAATGGCAGTAAATTTTTCTGAAAGTAAAGCAAAAAAAGCATTGCTCAAAAAAGAGATTAAAATAGTAATAGATTTAAAAGCGGGAAAAGAAAGTTCGAAATATTATACATGCGACTTTTCGTACGATTATGTAAAGATTAACGGCGATTACCGCAGTTGA
- a CDS encoding restriction endonuclease subunit S — translation MNTSKWKEFEIGILFDVAGSPAVSIEELNSIYGCRDYPYITRTEKNNGLSGFYNCKNNSSSVLTIETTLSGLCFYHDYEFSTGDHIAVLKPKGFVLNKYTALFIKTVWRKNAYKYSYGRPAAIKNIKTTYLLLPAKKNHPDWQYMENYIKSLESCVKFESIKTTISTKPDKLNMKEWKEFKFTDKRLWERITHGQRLIESDRAAGEIPYYSASQNNNGMTDRISNPLFTEENCIIYSTFGTAFWVEKEFTASDEIYAFYNSKLNKYNALFITTIMKQNQYKFKFGRKAFWNKFENESIKLPVDKDNNPDWQYMENYIKSLPYSDKI, via the coding sequence ATGAATACTTCCAAATGGAAAGAATTTGAAATCGGCATTTTATTTGATGTTGCAGGGTCTCCTGCTGTTTCTATTGAGGAACTTAATTCAATATATGGATGCAGAGATTATCCGTATATTACCAGAACTGAAAAAAATAATGGCTTGTCCGGATTCTATAACTGTAAAAATAATAGTTCATCTGTATTGACCATAGAAACAACGCTTTCCGGACTTTGTTTTTATCATGATTATGAGTTTTCTACAGGTGATCATATAGCCGTACTGAAACCTAAGGGGTTTGTTTTAAATAAATATACGGCATTATTTATTAAAACTGTCTGGAGAAAGAATGCCTATAAATATTCTTATGGAAGGCCTGCGGCAATAAAAAATATAAAAACAACTTATCTGCTTCTGCCTGCAAAAAAAAATCATCCAGATTGGCAATATATGGAAAATTATATTAAGTCTTTGGAAAGCTGTGTCAAATTTGAATCTATAAAAACGACAATATCTACAAAGCCTGATAAACTTAATATGAAAGAATGGAAAGAGTTTAAATTTACTGATAAAAGACTCTGGGAAAGAATAACTCATGGACAAAGGTTAATAGAGTCTGACAGAGCAGCAGGCGAAATACCATATTACTCTGCGTCACAAAACAATAACGGTATGACAGATAGAATATCCAACCCTTTATTTACTGAAGAAAATTGTATTATTTATTCGACTTTTGGAACTGCTTTTTGGGTTGAGAAAGAGTTTACAGCATCAGATGAGATATATGCTTTTTATAATTCCAAATTAAATAAATATAATGCATTATTTATAACAACTATAATGAAGCAAAACCAATATAAATTTAAATTTGGACGGAAAGCATTTTGGAATAAATTTGAAAATGAATCAATTAAGCTTCCTGTAGATAAAGATAATAATCCAGATTGGCAATATATGGAAAATTATATTAAGTCTTTACCATACAGTGATAAAATTTAA
- a CDS encoding DUF1957 domain-containing protein: MDPRGYWCLQLHAHLPYVRHPEYPDFLEEDWFYEAVSETYLPLLSVFEKLVEDGIDFRLTMTITPPLANMLADSLLQSRYYERLNKHIEFAEKELHRTKALPEFHPVALMYDAHFKECRRLWEKYNGNILTGFKNMQDMGKIEIITCCATHGFIPLMDNEKAQRAQIRVAVDDYARHFGRVPRGIWLAECAYYPGIDKILKEEDIKFFFLEAHGILYGTPRPKFGVFAPAYCPSGVAAFSRDMETAHQVWSAESGYPGDPDYREFYRDLGYDLEYEYIKPYLHSDGIRRNIGIKYHRITGKVSLSDKQPYNPQQAKNKAAEHAGNFLFNRIKQAEYLAEILGRPPLVTSMYDAELFGHWWFEGPDFINFLFRKMHYDQNIIKPITPIEYLEKFPVNQILTPAASSWGDKGYYEVWLNESNDYIYRHLHKAAERMVELTERFPNASDVLERALNQSARELLLAQSSDWAFIMTTGTMVEYAQKRTRDHIVNFTNLYGQITGNSIDEFYLNDLENKNNIFPHINYRRIYK, translated from the coding sequence ATGGATCCTAGAGGATATTGGTGCTTACAGTTGCATGCTCACCTTCCATATGTCAGACATCCGGAATATCCCGATTTTTTAGAAGAAGACTGGTTTTACGAAGCCGTTTCGGAAACTTATCTCCCTTTATTGTCGGTTTTTGAAAAGCTTGTCGAGGATGGCATTGACTTCCGTCTTACAATGACAATCACTCCTCCTCTTGCCAACATGCTTGCGGATTCTTTGCTTCAGTCCAGATATTATGAAAGGTTAAATAAACATATAGAGTTTGCAGAAAAAGAATTGCATCGCACAAAAGCTTTGCCAGAATTTCATCCTGTGGCGCTGATGTATGACGCACATTTTAAAGAATGCAGAAGGCTTTGGGAAAAATATAACGGCAATATTCTGACGGGTTTTAAAAATATGCAGGATATGGGAAAGATAGAAATCATAACTTGCTGTGCGACGCATGGTTTTATTCCGCTTATGGATAATGAAAAAGCTCAAAGGGCGCAGATAAGAGTTGCTGTTGACGATTATGCAAGGCATTTCGGCCGCGTTCCGCGTGGAATTTGGCTCGCCGAATGTGCTTACTATCCTGGAATAGACAAAATTTTGAAAGAAGAAGACATAAAATTCTTTTTTCTTGAAGCTCACGGAATACTTTACGGAACGCCGCGTCCAAAATTCGGAGTTTTTGCTCCTGCTTATTGTCCGAGCGGCGTAGCGGCGTTTTCAAGAGATATGGAAACAGCTCATCAGGTATGGAGCGCCGAATCCGGTTATCCAGGAGATCCGGATTACAGAGAATTTTACAGGGATTTGGGTTACGATTTGGAATATGAATACATAAAACCTTATCTACATTCAGATGGAATAAGAAGAAATATAGGCATAAAATATCACAGAATTACCGGCAAAGTTTCGCTCAGCGACAAGCAGCCTTATAATCCGCAACAGGCAAAAAATAAGGCGGCAGAACATGCCGGAAATTTTCTTTTTAATAGAATAAAACAGGCTGAATATCTTGCGGAAATTTTGGGAAGGCCGCCGCTTGTCACTTCAATGTATGATGCAGAACTTTTCGGCCATTGGTGGTTTGAAGGTCCTGACTTTATAAATTTTCTTTTCAGAAAAATGCATTATGATCAAAATATAATAAAACCGATTACTCCGATTGAATATTTAGAAAAGTTTCCGGTTAACCAGATTCTTACGCCTGCTGCTTCGTCTTGGGGTGACAAAGGCTATTATGAGGTCTGGCTGAATGAATCCAACGATTATATTTACAGACATCTACATAAAGCCGCGGAAAGAATGGTCGAACTTACAGAAAGATTTCCGAATGCTTCAGATGTTCTTGAAAGGGCTTTAAATCAGTCGGCAAGGGAACTTCTTCTTGCTCAATCTTCGGACTGGGCTTTTATCATGACCACTGGAACGATGGTTGAATATGCGCAAAAACGCACCAGAGATCATATCGTGAATTTCACAAATCTTTATGGGCAGATAACTGGCAATTCGATTGACGAATTTTATCTTAACGATCTAGAAAACAAAAACAATATTTTCCCGCACATAAATTACCGTAGGATATATAAGTAG
- the argC gene encoding N-acetyl-gamma-glutamyl-phosphate reductase — protein sequence MIRVSIVGITGYTGEELLKILSKHPHASICGLYGRNSSAARDLKDVYPHFAGLNLKVEALDINKIKDGSDVVFLALPHAVAFEIVPKLADAGIKVIDLSADFRINDAVVYEKWYKVAHTAKDYIAKAVYGLSELNEARIKNASIVANPGCYPTSILLGCAPAVKNGFVDLKGMIVDAKSGISGAGRKASQEYFANEHPNFRAYKIAGSHRHIPEIEQELAKLSGENITLIFTPHIIPVERGMLSTIYVRLKKDTKTTEIIGAYKKFYEGKPFVKIFDEGKMPGIKDVENTNLCEISLKIDERTGTLIIISVIDNLVKGASGQAVQNMNIMFNLSETEGLV from the coding sequence ATGATTAGAGTTTCAATTGTAGGGATAACGGGTTATACAGGAGAAGAACTTTTAAAAATCCTTTCAAAGCATCCACATGCTAGCATATGCGGTCTTTATGGTAGGAATTCTTCTGCAGCGAGAGATTTAAAAGATGTTTATCCGCATTTTGCAGGTCTAAATTTGAAAGTCGAAGCTTTAGATATAAATAAAATTAAAGATGGCAGCGATGTGGTATTTCTTGCATTGCCTCATGCCGTAGCTTTTGAAATTGTGCCTAAACTTGCGGATGCGGGAATCAAAGTCATAGATTTGTCTGCGGATTTCAGGATAAACGATGCTGTGGTTTATGAAAAATGGTATAAAGTGGCTCATACGGCAAAAGATTATATTGCAAAAGCTGTTTATGGACTGTCGGAGCTGAATGAAGCTCGTATAAAAAATGCGTCCATCGTCGCCAATCCCGGATGTTACCCTACCAGCATTCTTTTAGGTTGTGCGCCTGCGGTAAAAAACGGTTTTGTTGATTTAAAAGGAATGATTGTCGATGCTAAAAGCGGAATTTCTGGAGCAGGGAGAAAAGCTTCGCAGGAATATTTTGCAAATGAACATCCAAATTTTAGAGCTTATAAAATAGCTGGAAGCCACAGGCATATACCTGAAATAGAGCAGGAACTTGCAAAGTTGTCCGGAGAAAACATAACGCTTATTTTCACTCCGCATATTATTCCCGTAGAAAGAGGAATGCTTTCGACGATTTATGTAAGACTTAAAAAAGATACTAAAACTACAGAGATCATTGGCGCATACAAAAAATTTTATGAAGGAAAGCCTTTTGTTAAAATTTTTGATGAAGGTAAAATGCCAGGCATAAAAGATGTAGAAAATACAAATCTCTGCGAAATATCGTTAAAAATCGATGAAAGAACCGGCACTCTTATAATAATTTCCGTAATAGACAACCTTGTTAAAGGCGCAAGCGGACAAGCGGTGCAGAACATGAATATAATGTTCAATTTATCAGAAACAGAAGGGTTGGTGTAA